In the Acidaminococcales bacterium genome, GCATAACGCAAGACGACCGAGACAGGCTTTACCTTAAGCTGGACTTTTTCGGCGGCGCGGCCAAAAGTGGCTAACAACCCACGCGCATGGCGAGCGACGCCTGTCTTGCGACCGAACCCTGCATCCGGCAACTAAGCTCCCGTTAAAATTATGGCGCGGCGACAAAAAAGCATTGATGCTACTTTCGCTTTTTATTGAAATAATTTTTGCTCAGGTTAAGTATCAATTTTATCTTGGCTTTTTAGCCACAAACGGGCGATCGCCAAGGCGGCGTAAGCGTCCAAGGGGCCATCTGGCGTCCGCAGTCCCTCGGGCAGGTATTTTTTCCAGCCCCGGGGCGGATTATAGAGCCAGTACAGCCGGCGCGCTTCAAGCGTGGTGTCCCGCTCGTCTACTGTCAGTATTTGACGCCCCGGCAGCAGGGAACTGAGCAGGGCGCGAAAGCGCGGCGAGCCGGTGCCGTCGCCCAACAGTATTTCGCCTGGCTGGTATTTTTCGTACAGGGACAAAAATTCCGCCGCGAAAGCGCCGGCCGCTGCCGCCTTGAGGCAAAGCGGCTCGCCGCCTTGCCCCACCACGGCCAGGCCGCATTTGTCGCGTCCGGGGTCGACGGCGACATAGCGTAAGCCGCCGGTCATCGGTAGCCGCGCACGCCGATGTCGATTTGCAGGGGCCCGAGGGTGTATATGTCGTGGCGCGCGGCGGCACTGAGAATGAAATCGTCGTTCGCGGCGCGCATTTTTTCTATAACTTCCATCATGTAGGGCATCTCCATGTTGCCCACGTTGCCGGTCAAAGGATCGGGCAAAAGGCCGTCGGCCGCCGCTTTTTGGTTGATCCGGGCGAGAAAGCGCACCAATACTTCTTCCATCGCCTGTTTGCCGATGCTGGCCTTGACAATTTCTTCGTGGATGATTTTTTGCCGCGCGTAAACGAGTTTGTTGGGATAAACGGAAAATTCCACGAAAACCGGTTCCCCGAGGATTATATTGCCGGCCGCCTGCAGGCGCACAGCAGTAGGCCCTTTGTTTTCAAGAAGATAGGCGACCGTCGCGCCAAGGTTAGGTTCAGGCACCAAGAGCACCCGCGTTTGTTTGTCCTCTATCCGCAGCATATTGACAACGTACTGGTTGGCGAAAGCCAGAAAATCGCCCAGCGTGTTTATGATGGTCCCTTCATCCTGCCCGGCCCTGATGATGCCGGCGTAAATCACCTGGCCTGCGCGAAAGACCACCTGCCCTTCGCGCAGGCTGACCAGCCCGGATTCCAGCCTTTTGGTTTCCTGCTCAAATTCTTTTATTTCCGCTTGCAGCCGTTCGCGGACTTTAAGCATCTCCTGGTTGTCCGCCCGCGCTTTCTCCAATTCCGCCCGCGCCTTTTCGCGGGCGATTTCCATTTCTTTGCGCGCGCTTTCCGCCTCGCCCAAGAGCCTGTTGGCTTTGTCGCGTTCTTTGTTGGCCGCGGCTATCGCTTCGTTGCTTTCGCTTAGTTTCGCCTGCGCGCCGATAAGTTCCGCGTTTTTGTCCGTTACTTCTTTTTCGGTGCCGCGAAGCTGCTCTTTCAGTTTTTCCAGGCCGAACAGCGCCGTGCGCGCGTCCGCCGAGACAAGCGACAGGGCGAAAATGGTGGCGGCCGCGACGGCGATGCCGCTGACAACGGCGATGAGGGTGGAGGTGTGTTTCGGCCTAAGTCCCAGCACGCTGAGCCTTTGTTTTCCGAATTTATAACCGAGCTTGTCGCCGATAAAGGCGATCAGGCCGCCCAAGGCCGCGATGGTGAATATAGTGGCAAGGCCAAACATAATGACTTTCTCCTTTGCCGCGGTATTATAAGCGTAAAAGTGGGTACCTGAAAGCGCTCATTTGCCGAATTTGCGGATGAGGCCGACGCCGGCCAAAAGCCCCAGCGCATCGGGGATAACGGCCGCCAGAAGCGGCGGCAGGCCGCCGCTTTTGCCAAGCGTCAGCGTCAGCGTCATCACGGCGTAATAGATGAAGATCACGATAATGCTCAGGCCAAGGCCGATGGATGAGCTGGACCGCTGCGGCTGCAGGCCGAGCGGCGTACCGATCAGGGCGAAAATGACCGATGCCAGCGGTATGGTGAAACGCTGGTACATTTCCATTTGGTAGCGGGCGGTCGGGGCGTATTGCCGGTCAAGCATCCGCACGCGCTCGCGCAATTCGCTTATCGACATTTCGCCGGGGTCTTTTTGTTCGCTGTTCACCTGCCGGGGGCTGATTTTTACCGGCAGGAGCTGCTCCTTAAAGCGCGCGCTGCGGCTCAGGCCGGCGCCGACCGAAAGGTCATAGACGACGCCGTTTTCCATAAGCCACGCGCCCTGCTGCCAGGTGGCTTTTTCCGCGTTCTGCACATGGACGAGGTTGTTGTCTTTAAATTCTTCCACGATGACGCCATACATTATCCCCTGTTCCTCGTCAAACTGCCGGGCGTAAGTCAGCCGTTCGATGGATGCGCCGGATGTGTCCTTGATCACTATGTGGTTTTGCGAGCGGGGCTTGGCATTGCGCTGCACTTCGTAATGCAGCACGTTGTTGTAGGCGATTTTGGCGGCGGGCACGACTTTTTCGGCGAAAACCATGGAAAAGAGGCTGACGCAAAAGGCCAGGCCGAAAACCGGCGCAACCATGCGGTAAAAACTTACGCCGCCGCATTTGATCGCCGTTATTTCGCTGGAGGCCGACATGCGCCCGAAAGTCAGCAGCGACGCCAACAATACCGACATGGGGAAGGTGTAGTTGACGAATTCCGGCAGGCTCAAAAAAAACAGTTTGGCAACGGCGGCATAGGACGCGCCAAAGAGCGTGATAAAATTGACCAGGCGAAAGAGCACGCCGCCGGCTATAAATATGCTGGTAAAGGCGCATACCCCGAAAATGAAGGGGCCGAGCATTTCTTTTAATATGTATCTGTCCAGGATACGCATAGCGCCTCCGCTAAAGCGAGAAATTGTCGCCAAGGTACAGCCTGCGCGCGAGTTCGCTTTCGGCGATCGCGTCCGCGCCGCCGGAGACGATTATCCTGCCTTCGCTCATGATATAGGCCCGGTTCACGATCCGCAGGGTTTCGCGCACGTTATGGTCGGTGATCAGAACGCCGATGCCGCGCCCCGCCAGGTGGCCTATGAGTTTTTGTATGTCCGCGACGGCGATGGGGTCAATGCCGGCAAAAGGCTCGTCAAGGAGGATAAACGAAGGATCCGTCGCCAGGGCGCGCGCGATCTCTACCCGCCGGCGCTCCCCGCCCGACAGTTCCAGCCCTTTGCGTTTGCGCACGTGGCCTACGTTAAATTCGCCGATGAGCGCGTCCATTTTTTTTTGGCGTTCGGCGGCATCGGCGGCGGTAAGTTCCAGAATCGCCATGATGTTCTCTTCCACGGTGAGCTTGCGGAAAATCGATGGTTCCTGCGGCAGATAGCCGATCCCAGCGAGCGCTCGCTCGTGGATGGGAAGGCCGGTAACGTCGCACCCGTCCACCAGCACGCTGCCGCTGTCCGGCCGGATCAGGCCGACGATCATATAGAAGGTGGTGGTCTTGCCCGCGCCGTTTGGCCCCAACAACCCGACTACCGTCCCTTGCCTTACGCTGATGCTTACTTGGTCGACGACCGCGCGGTTTTGGAAGGCTTTCACGAGCGAGCGCGTTTCAATGTACATGGCTACCCGCCGCTTCCACTGGCGTCTTTATTGCCATCGGCCGCGCCGGGCGCATCCTGCGGCGGGGTTTTCTGTTTTACCGGCAGGTCAAGCCTGACCTGCCCTTTGCCTTCAAAGGTTTCGCGCGCGACATTTACAATCAAGAGATCGCCTATGATTTTATTGCCGTCTTGGACAAGCCAGGCGTTGCCGGACAGGGTTATTTCTCCCTGGGCGCCGTCTGCGCCCGCCGTGTAGACGGCTTTGTCGCCCGCGCCGGTAATGCCGTTCTTCAAGGCTATATCAACGTTCCCTTCCGCCGTGCCGACGCCTTGTTTCAAGTCGTATTCGATGCTGTCCGCGCTCAGCCGGTTTTCGGCAGACTCAACAAGCGTCCCGCGCCCACCGGAAGTTTTGGCGTAACCGCGCTCCGACCAGTAGTCCACGCGCGGCGCTGAAACGCTGGAACCCGCCCGCGCCACCCACGCCGAACCTTCGGCCGTAAGGCGGCCTTCGCCACGGATGAACAGCCGGTCGGCGGAAAGACTGGCCTCGCCCTTGGCGGCGATAACGCCGCCCTCCAGAAAACCTTCCCGGGTGTTCAGGTTGTATTCGGCGCGCGCCGCCCTAGCTTCGCCGTCTTCCTGGGTGATGACCACATTGCCTTGCGCCGTGCTCACCCCGGCGACGGAGTCATAGGTTACGACGTCCGCCTTGATGGTAATCGGCGGCCGGGCGTTGGCGGCGAAAACTTCCATGCTGAAAATGAGCAAGGGCAAAAACAGCGCCGCCGTTTTCAGCATATAAACCGCCGCCGCCAGCGCCCGCATATGCCCCCCGGTTGTGCCCGAAAACCAAAAAACGGATTTGGGGGATGTAAAATGCAATTTTTTGCCGTTTATGCCGTTCACCCGATCATTTCCCCTTTCGCAGTCCGCCGCCGGCAACCTTTATTTTGGTCAGCTCGCGGTCGGCCTGTATTTCGCTGCCGTAAACCAACAGGCCGTCTTTGGTGAATTCCGCGTCGCCCCGGGCGCTGATCAGGCCTTTGGCGGAGTCCCATTTTATTTCCCGGCATTTTAAGCGCCAGCCTTCGGAATATACGGCGGTTACGCCGCCGCTGAGAAAAATCTCCGCATTCTCAGGGTCGTATGTCCCCCCGCCGGCCGCAATGTCGATTGCGCCGCCGGCTTGCCGGTAGAGGCGGCCTTTTACGCCGATCAACGTATTTTGTCCGGTCTTGCTGTCAATCTCAATGGTTTCGGCCGTCATTTCCCAGATTTTTTTACCGTCTTTTTCTTCCGCTATTCTGCCGCCGGTCATGACAATATTAGCCGCGCCGACTTCCCTGTGCCCGGAAGGAGGCCCGACCGGGCCGCCTTCCAGCAGCCACCAAACGACGGCGATGGCCAGCGCCGCCGCAATCATAATATAACGGTATTTTTTAAGCATCGCCCGGCACGCCCTTTCCCGCGCCGGGATAAGGCGTGTTCCAGCGGCGCTGGAACCACAGCCAGTTATCCGGGTAGCGCCTGATGATGCCTTCGACTATGCCGGTCATTTTGCGTGTGCAGTTGTACATGTCTTTTTGTTGATCGCCAGTATCTTCGTAGTAAAACTTGTCGCAAACGATGGTTTTATGTCCGCCGCCGGGGTCGCGGACGATAAAGATGGGAACGATCGGAGCTTTGAATTTTTGGGCAAAGAAAGCGGGCCCGGCCGGGGTAGAGGCCATTGTTCCCAAAAAAGGCACGAATATGCCGTCCCGTCCGCCGTCCTGATCGGCGATAAACCCCAGCATCTTGCCTTTTTTCATGGCCCTGGCCGCCGCCACCGTCTCCCCGGTGCCGCGGGTGAAAAGTTCTATTCCGACTTTTGTCCTAAGATATTCCAGTATACGGTTGACGCTCTCGCCGGGCTGCTTTTTGATGAAACTGGTCAAGGGGTAGCCGTAGAGCGACAAGGCCGCGCCCAGCCATTCCCAGTTGTCCATGTGGATGGCCAGGACCACCACGCCTTTTTTTTCAGCTATGGCTTCCCGCAGGGCCTCCTCGCGCTCTATTTTGACGAACTGCCTGATATTGGCGGCGTTCAGGGCGGGCATGTAGAGTATTTCCATAAAGGTCATGCCGATGTTGCGGCACATGGCTTTTGTGATTTTCCCGGCTTCTTCCCGGGAAACCGCGAGATGCTCGCAAATGGCGCTCCGCGCCAGATTGACCTGTTTTTTTATCAAAAGGTAATATAAAGCGCCCAGCAGCCGCCCGATCGCTAAAACCAGCGAATAGGGCAGCAGGGAAACTATTTTGACGATACATCGGTAAACCCAGTATAACACCGTTCTAAGTCCCACCCTTATTTTGCTTTCAGCAAAAGTTCAACGCCCGCGTCCCATCTGTCTTGCGCTTTCAATATAAATTCAACGGCTTCGCGCGCCGCTCCCCGCCCGCCGCCCAACCCGGACACAAAGTGCGCCGCTTCCTTCACGGCGTCCGCCGCGTCCAGGGGCGCACAGGCAAAACCCGCCAGGCGCATGGCCGCAAGGTCGTTCAGGTCGTCGCCGACATAGGCGATCTGCTCCGGCGTTATAGCGAATTTTTGGCAAATTTTCCCGATCACCGGGGCTTTGTCGGCAACGCCCTGATAAATTTCGGCTATTTCCAGTTCCCGGGCGCGCTCTTTCACGATCCGGCCAGCGCGGCCGGTAACGATCGCCGTTTTGTAGCCCAAGCGCCCGGCCATTTTTATGGCCAGGCCGTCCTTGGCGCTGAAAGCTTTGCACACTTCGCCGGACGGCCCCATGTAAATCCGCCCGTCGGTGAGCGTACCGTCCACGTCGAAAACCATGCAGGTTATTTTGCGCGCGCGCGCCAAGCTGTCCACTAAACGACTCCCTGCCGGACAAGGTCGGTCATGTGCAGGAGGCCGACAATCTTTTTGTCGCCGTCGACCACCGGCAGCACGGTTATCGGCCGCGGTTTGTTGCTTTCCATAACGCGCAGGGCTTCGGCGGCCAATTTTTCACGGGTGATGGTTTTGGGGGTCGCGGTCATCATTTCCCGTATCGGCCTGTCCAGAAATTCATAGCCTTTCATCAGCCCGCGCCGTATGTCGCCGTCGGTGATAATGCCCGCCATGCGGCCAACGCCGTCAATGACGCCAACCGAGCCCAGTCTTTTGTCGGTTATGACAAACAGGGCTTCGCGCACGGTTTTGTCCTGATTGATGAGCGGAACGTCGTCATTTTTGTGCATGACGTCGTCCACTGTAAGAAGCAGTTTCCTGCCCAGCGCCCCGCCGGGATGAAAAACCGCGAAGTCGGAAGCGGAAAATTTGCGCATGGATTGCAATGAAACTGCCAGCGCATCGCCGTAGGCAAGTGCCGCCGTAGTGCTGGCGGTAGGCGCGAGCCCCAGCGGGCAGGCTTCTTTTTCCACCCGGACGTCAAGAAAAATATCCGCCGCCCGGACCAAAGTGGAGTTTTCCGAACCGCACAGCGCGACTATCTTCGCCCCGATGCGCCGCAGGGAGGGAAGCAATTGCAAAAGTTCGGCGGTTTCGCCGCTGTTGGAAAGGGCCATGACGATATCGTCTTCCGTTACCATGCCAAGATCGCCGTGTATGCCTTCGGCCGGATGCAGGAAAAAAGAAGGCGTGCCGGTGCTGGCCAAAGTAGCGGATATTTTGCGGGCAACCAAGCCGGATTTGCCGATGCCGGTCAGCACGGTCCGGCCGCGGCAAGCCAGGATGAGTTTGAGGGCGGTTGCAAATTCGCCGCCGATCCGCGGCACGAGCGCAAGAATGGCTTCGGCTTCTGTCCGCAATACTGTGCGGGCGCAATCGAGCATTTTTTTGCCTCCCCTGTCAGAAGTCCTTTATAAAATATATCATATTTTCCGCCTATATTGAAGATTGGCGGGGTCATTTCAGGCCGCTCCGGCGAAGGACCGCGTCTATTGCCAGTACGTCCGCCAGGAGTTTTTCCAGCTGGTCTGTCCGGATCATGTTCGGGCCATCGGAGAGGGCTTCTTCCGGGTTGTCGTGCACTTCGAGGAAAAGGGCGTCTATGCCGGCCGCCGCCGCCGCCCGCGCTATGCAGGGAACAAATTCGCCCTGTCCGCCCGACGTTTTCCCCTGTCCGCCCGGCACCTGTACGCTGTGGGTGGCGTCCATCACTACCGGATAGCCGAAAGAGCGCAGGATCGGCAAAGAGCGCATATCCGTAACCAAGGCGTTGTACCCGAAACTTGCCCCGCGCTCGGTGAGCAGAATGTTTTCGTTGCCGGCTTCGCGTATCTTGGCTATGACGTTTTTCATGTCCCAGGGAGCGAGAAATTGGCCTTTTTTTACATTTATCGCTTTTCCCGTCCGGGCGGCGGCGTAGATAAGGTCGGTCTGCCGGCACAGGAAAGCCGGTATCTGCAAAATGTCCAGCGTCAACGCGGCGGCCGCCGCCTGCCCCGGTTCGTGTATATCGCTGACGACCGGCACGGCCAGTTCTTTTTTCAGCGCGCCAAGCTGTTTTAAGCCTTCCTCCATGCCCGGGCCGCGAAAGGATTCAAAAGACGAACGGTTGGCTTTGTCAAAGGACGCTTTAAACACATAGGGCATACCAAGTTTGTCCGCTATGGCCTTAACTTCCCGCCCGATCATAAGCGTCCTTTGATAACCTTCCAACACGCACGGACCGGCGATGAGCAGCAGGGGGTTTTTGCCGCCGACCGCGCAGCCGCCTATTTTTACTGCGTTCATGATCTTTCCCGCCGTTTCATACAGTTTTTCCCGCGCCGCCAGCCCTAAGCAGCGCGTTTACTTTTGCGAGGTCCTCCGGCGTGTCCACGCCGAAAGCCGGCGATTCCGCCGTTAGGACTTTTATCCTGTAGCCGTTTTCCAACGCCCTCAACTGTTCAAGGCCTTCGGCGCGTTCCAGCAGGCCTTGCGGCAGGCGCGCGAAACGCAAAAGGAAGCTTTTTCGGTAGGCGTATATCCCCACGTGTTTAAAAGGGGCGGCCACGCCCGGGCAGCGCGGGTAAGGGATGAGCGAACGCGAAAAGTAAAGCGCGCGGCCTTCATTGTCCACGGCTACTTTTACCGCCGCCGGATCGCCGTATTCCTCCTCCGGCAAAGGTGCCTTGGCCGTCGCCATTTTAAGGCGCGCATCTTCCAGCAGGGCGCGCGCCAGGCGATCGATCAGTTCCGGCTCGATCAAAGGCTCGTCGCCCTGCACGTTGATGATCACAGCCGCCTTTTTGCAATGTGCCGCCGCTTCCGCCAGCCGGTCGGTTCCGCTGGCATGCGCGGGGGATGTCAGCACGGCGCGGCCGCCGAAAGCGGCGACCGCGCCGTATATCCGGGCATCGTCCGTCGCGACGGCCACAGCGCCGACCAAGGACGCCCGGCACGCTCTTTCGTAAACATGCTGAATCATCGGCTTTCCCGCTATATCGGCCAGAGGTTTGCCCGGCAGGCGGGTAGACGCGTATCTGGCCGGGATTATGCATACGACTTTTGCTTTGTCCATTATTTCGCTTCTTCCCCGGCCAGCGCTTTCGACAGGACTTTCCGGAAAACCGCGCCGTCGCCGATCAATTTTACTTCTATGCACAGGATGTAAAGGGGGCAGGAGCGTTGGAGCGCGATAAATTCTTTTGGTATTTTCACCGCGTCTTTTTCGGTGGTAATGATCGCTTCCGCCCGTTTGCCGGCCGCCCGCTCCATGATGTACTCCATTTCTTTCATGTTGTAGTCGTGATGGTCCGGGTAGCGGATGGCTTCAATGAGGTGGACGCCGAGATCGGTGATCGTCTGTTCAAAGGAGGCGGGGTTGCCTATCGCGGAGAAGGCGATGGCCGCTTTGTCGCGCAAATCCCCTGCCGGCAGACATTTTTCGCCGCTTTCTTTGTCCCATTCGGCAATCTCTATGAAATGCAGCGGCATGTGTATGCTTTCAAAGACAGGCGCGGAGGGGTTGTTCCTCGTCAGGGCGGAACGCACGTATTTGCGCGAAAAATCCAGCGACTGATCGACTTTGGTCAGGAGGAATATATCGGCCCGGTCCAGATGGGAAAGCGGTTCGCGCAGCGTGCCGCGAGGCAGGAGGCAGCTGTTGCCGAACATGTTGAGCGTATCCACCAAAACTATGTCAAGATCGCGCGCCAGCTGCCAATGCTGATAGCCATCGTCCATGATAAGCACGTCGACGTCCATGTTTTTCGCCACATATTCGCCGCTGATCGCGCGGTCTTTGCCGATGACTACCGGTACGCCCGGCAACTGTTTGGCCAAAAGGTAGGCCTCGTCGCCCGCTTCATAGGCGTTCATGTAAATGCGCCGCCCATCGGAGACTATCCCCACGGGCTTGTCGCAACGGGCGCGGTAACCGCGGTTGAGCACGGCTACTTTGTAGCCCATGAAACAAATCATCGTCGCAAGGGTTTTGACGGTAGGCGTTTTGCCCGTGCCGCCGAGGGTTATGTTGCCAAGGCTGATGACCTTGCAGGAAAGGCGGCTTTTCCTGAACACGCCGGTTTTATAAAGAAGCAGCTTGGCCGCCAGCCCAAACTCGTACAAGAGGGAGGAAAAGCTGAAAAAAGACAAGATGACAATGTCCCAGCCGCTTCGCACGTTGCCGTGCAGGAGCTGGTAAAGGTTAAATTCCATGCGTTTGGAAAGGCTGTTGTCTTCG is a window encoding:
- a CDS encoding KpsF/GutQ family sugar-phosphate isomerase, which encodes MLDCARTVLRTEAEAILALVPRIGGEFATALKLILACRGRTVLTGIGKSGLVARKISATLASTGTPSFFLHPAEGIHGDLGMVTEDDIVMALSNSGETAELLQLLPSLRRIGAKIVALCGSENSTLVRAADIFLDVRVEKEACPLGLAPTASTTAALAYGDALAVSLQSMRKFSASDFAVFHPGGALGRKLLLTVDDVMHKNDDVPLINQDKTVREALFVITDKRLGSVGVIDGVGRMAGIITDGDIRRGLMKGYEFLDRPIREMMTATPKTITREKLAAEALRVMESNKPRPITVLPVVDGDKKIVGLLHMTDLVRQGVV
- the kdsB gene encoding 3-deoxy-manno-octulosonate cytidylyltransferase, coding for MDKAKVVCIIPARYASTRLPGKPLADIAGKPMIQHVYERACRASLVGAVAVATDDARIYGAVAAFGGRAVLTSPAHASGTDRLAEAAAHCKKAAVIINVQGDEPLIEPELIDRLARALLEDARLKMATAKAPLPEEEYGDPAAVKVAVDNEGRALYFSRSLIPYPRCPGVAAPFKHVGIYAYRKSFLLRFARLPQGLLERAEGLEQLRALENGYRIKVLTAESPAFGVDTPEDLAKVNALLRAGGAGKTV
- the kdsA gene encoding 3-deoxy-8-phosphooctulonate synthase, producing MNAVKIGGCAVGGKNPLLLIAGPCVLEGYQRTLMIGREVKAIADKLGMPYVFKASFDKANRSSFESFRGPGMEEGLKQLGALKKELAVPVVSDIHEPGQAAAAALTLDILQIPAFLCRQTDLIYAAARTGKAINVKKGQFLAPWDMKNVIAKIREAGNENILLTERGASFGYNALVTDMRSLPILRSFGYPVVMDATHSVQVPGGQGKTSGGQGEFVPCIARAAAAAGIDALFLEVHDNPEEALSDGPNMIRTDQLEKLLADVLAIDAVLRRSGLK
- the lptB gene encoding LPS export ABC transporter ATP-binding protein, whose protein sequence is MYIETRSLVKAFQNRAVVDQVSISVRQGTVVGLLGPNGAGKTTTFYMIVGLIRPDSGSVLVDGCDVTGLPIHERALAGIGYLPQEPSIFRKLTVEENIMAILELTAADAAERQKKMDALIGEFNVGHVRKRKGLELSGGERRRVEIARALATDPSFILLDEPFAGIDPIAVADIQKLIGHLAGRGIGVLITDHNVRETLRIVNRAYIMSEGRIIVSGGADAIAESELARRLYLGDNFSL
- a CDS encoding LptF/LptG family permease; this encodes MRILDRYILKEMLGPFIFGVCAFTSIFIAGGVLFRLVNFITLFGASYAAVAKLFFLSLPEFVNYTFPMSVLLASLLTFGRMSASSEITAIKCGGVSFYRMVAPVFGLAFCVSLFSMVFAEKVVPAAKIAYNNVLHYEVQRNAKPRSQNHIVIKDTSGASIERLTYARQFDEEQGIMYGVIVEEFKDNNLVHVQNAEKATWQQGAWLMENGVVYDLSVGAGLSRSARFKEQLLPVKISPRQVNSEQKDPGEMSISELRERVRMLDRQYAPTARYQMEMYQRFTIPLASVIFALIGTPLGLQPQRSSSSIGLGLSIIVIFIYYAVMTLTLTLGKSGGLPPLLAAVIPDALGLLAGVGLIRKFGK
- the lptC gene encoding LPS export ABC transporter periplasmic protein LptC is translated as MLKKYRYIMIAAALAIAVVWWLLEGGPVGPPSGHREVGAANIVMTGGRIAEEKDGKKIWEMTAETIEIDSKTGQNTLIGVKGRLYRQAGGAIDIAAGGGTYDPENAEIFLSGGVTAVYSEGWRLKCREIKWDSAKGLISARGDAEFTKDGLLVYGSEIQADRELTKIKVAGGGLRKGK
- a CDS encoding HAD-IIIA family hydrolase: MDSLARARKITCMVFDVDGTLTDGRIYMGPSGEVCKAFSAKDGLAIKMAGRLGYKTAIVTGRAGRIVKERARELEIAEIYQGVADKAPVIGKICQKFAITPEQIAYVGDDLNDLAAMRLAGFACAPLDAADAVKEAAHFVSGLGGGRGAAREAVEFILKAQDRWDAGVELLLKAK
- a CDS encoding DUF3084 domain-containing protein; protein product: MFGLATIFTIAALGGLIAFIGDKLGYKFGKQRLSVLGLRPKHTSTLIAVVSGIAVAAATIFALSLVSADARTALFGLEKLKEQLRGTEKEVTDKNAELIGAQAKLSESNEAIAAANKERDKANRLLGEAESARKEMEIAREKARAELEKARADNQEMLKVRERLQAEIKEFEQETKRLESGLVSLREGQVVFRAGQVIYAGIIRAGQDEGTIINTLGDFLAFANQYVVNMLRIEDKQTRVLLVPEPNLGATVAYLLENKGPTAVRLQAAGNIILGEPVFVEFSVYPNKLVYARQKIIHEEIVKASIGKQAMEEVLVRFLARINQKAAADGLLPDPLTGNVGNMEMPYMMEVIEKMRAANDDFILSAAARHDIYTLGPLQIDIGVRGYR
- a CDS encoding lysophospholipid acyltransferase family protein, which translates into the protein MGLRTVLYWVYRCIVKIVSLLPYSLVLAIGRLLGALYYLLIKKQVNLARSAICEHLAVSREEAGKITKAMCRNIGMTFMEILYMPALNAANIRQFVKIEREEALREAIAEKKGVVVLAIHMDNWEWLGAALSLYGYPLTSFIKKQPGESVNRILEYLRTKVGIELFTRGTGETVAAARAMKKGKMLGFIADQDGGRDGIFVPFLGTMASTPAGPAFFAQKFKAPIVPIFIVRDPGGGHKTIVCDKFYYEDTGDQQKDMYNCTRKMTGIVEGIIRRYPDNWLWFQRRWNTPYPGAGKGVPGDA